A window from Lactiplantibacillus pentosus encodes these proteins:
- a CDS encoding type II toxin-antitoxin system RelB/DinJ family antitoxin — translation MQDAREQQATVSVEVNPTDKQLASELFDHLGLSPSTAINIFIKKSIAEGGMPFEVKDPFYNTANQAELQRRFNKLNRNQTQDNKLD, via the coding sequence ATGCAAGATGCTCGAGAACAACAAGCAACCGTCTCTGTTGAAGTCAACCCAACTGATAAGCAGCTAGCCAGCGAACTCTTTGATCATCTAGGACTCAGTCCCTCAACTGCGATCAACATCTTCATTAAGAAAAGTATCGCTGAAGGCGGCATGCCATTTGAGGTCAAGGACCCCTTCTATAACACAGCTAACCAAGCAGAACTTCAACGTCGTTTCAATAAACTTAATCGTAATCAAACTCAGGACAATAAGCTTGATTAA
- a CDS encoding ABC transporter ATP-binding protein produces the protein MVEINLEHIYKRYPNAEINSVNDFDLHIKDKEFIVFVGPSGCGKSTTLRMIAGLEDITQGVLEIGGKVMNDVSPKDRDIAMVFQNYALYPHMTVAGNMAFGLKLRKYDKSDIADRVDRAAKILGLTEFLDRKPADLSGGQRQRVALGRAIVRDAPIFLMDEPLSNLDAKLRVSMRAEIAKLHQRLNTTTIYVTHDQTEAMTMADRVVVMSVGEIQQIGTPSEIYDRPRNMFVAGFIGSPAMNFFKVHYQDKVIDDHKGVRLTIPEGMAKVLDKRGYNGKDIVFGIRPEDIHTEEIFIDTWPDSTVEATINVSELLGATSQLYSQVGDTEFVANVDSRDFHQPGSKVKMGFDINKAHFFDNDTHNSIMLDEEEEATQQA, from the coding sequence ATGGTTGAAATTAATCTTGAACACATTTATAAACGTTATCCAAATGCCGAAATAAACTCAGTTAATGATTTTGATTTGCACATTAAAGACAAGGAATTCATTGTGTTTGTTGGCCCTTCTGGGTGTGGTAAATCAACCACGTTACGGATGATCGCCGGACTTGAAGATATCACCCAAGGGGTCTTGGAAATCGGCGGCAAAGTGATGAATGATGTTTCGCCAAAGGACCGGGATATTGCGATGGTATTCCAAAACTATGCGTTATATCCACATATGACGGTTGCCGGTAATATGGCGTTCGGGTTGAAACTCCGAAAATATGACAAATCCGATATTGCCGATCGGGTTGACCGGGCAGCTAAGATTCTCGGGTTAACTGAATTCTTGGATCGCAAACCAGCTGACTTGTCTGGTGGACAACGGCAACGGGTTGCATTGGGTCGAGCAATTGTGCGGGATGCACCAATCTTCCTGATGGACGAACCGCTCTCCAACTTGGATGCTAAGTTGCGGGTGTCGATGCGTGCCGAAATTGCTAAGTTGCATCAACGGCTGAATACGACGACGATCTATGTGACCCATGACCAAACTGAAGCGATGACCATGGCGGATCGTGTGGTCGTTATGTCTGTTGGTGAAATCCAGCAGATTGGAACGCCATCAGAGATTTATGATCGGCCACGTAATATGTTTGTCGCGGGTTTCATCGGTTCGCCAGCAATGAATTTCTTCAAGGTTCATTACCAAGATAAAGTCATTGATGACCACAAAGGCGTGCGGCTAACGATTCCTGAAGGGATGGCTAAGGTGTTGGATAAACGCGGCTATAATGGCAAAGATATTGTCTTTGGTATTCGTCCTGAAGATATTCATACCGAAGAAATCTTCATTGATACGTGGCCGGACTCAACGGTGGAAGCAACGATTAACGTCTCAGAATTATTGGGTGCGACGAGTCAGCTTTACAGTCAGGTTGGAGATACTGAATTCGTTGCTAATGTGGATTCACGAGATTTCCATCAACCGGGCTCCAAGGTTAAGATGGGCTTCGACATTAACAAAGCACACTTCTTTGACAATGATACGCACAACTCAATCATGTTGGACGAAGAAGAAGAGGCGACACAACAGGCTTAG